Below is a window of Enterococcus gilvus ATCC BAA-350 DNA.
TTTTACAAGAAGGCGGCTATACGGTCGTGAAGTAAAAGGAGCAGCTCTCTGCTCTTTTTTTTGTGGAATTATCATTTTTTTCCTTTTCTGGTCCTTCAGCCGAACAAAAATAGGACTTTGGTTGGACGTAACGGAGACCTTTTTCTTTTATTATGAGAGTGTAGTAATAAATCGAAAAGAAAAACGACGAGCACCGACGAGCAACTTTGGGGGAGATTCGTTGATTGGACTATGTGCCGCAACAATTCGAGGAGGAACGAATATGAAAAAAAATGGGTTGGATATCACCGTGTTGATTTTAGGGATCGCTTGTATCGGGTTGCTTACAGTCAATCGTTCAATTTTTCGTCCTGTATGGAAAACAAGTTTTCGTACAGAGTTAAAAGAAGTGAGAAGAGAAGTCAACAGTGACTTGAAAGACAGCAAAGACGAAATGAAAGAGGCTTCCAAAGAAGTCAAAGAAGAATTAAAGGCGAGTCGGAAAGAAATACAGGAAGAAATGAAAGATTCTAGAAATGAACTCAAGGAATCCTTGCTCTCTTATTAAAAAAGAAAAAGACCTCCATGAATCGTGAGGATCTCAAGCGCTAGAACATGCTGACGCTTGAGGGACCCACGATTGGGAGGTCTTTTTTATTCGACTTGCTGGCGCAGCTTCTGCCTTCTCTCCGTTTGGAAGAAAATGGTCGAGAGTGTCATTAAAATGGCTCCGACAAACAGGCAGCACTTTAGGATGTTCATAATTTTCGCATCTGCTAAAAAGCCTATGTAGGGTAGATAAAAGTGCGGTCGGCCGATCAGGTTCCGCTCATGGACCATCCCCATCTCTGCTTTGACAGCACTGTCCCCTTTGACAAAATAGCCGTCGATTTTGTGATCCACCGCTAAGACACGCCGTGTTTTGATCGACTTCCCTTGATTTTCATAATACGTGATCGTATCCCCTACATGAATCGGGTCCATCACGTCTTTGACAAAAACCAATCCGCCTTTGTGGTATTCTGGCACCATTTTGTCATCAGAGACGACATAGGGTGTCACATTCAGCAATTTTGGAATAACAATTGTTAGGACAGCCAGGACAAACAGAAGAAAAATCAAAACAGCATATACAACTGTTATTTTTTTATTTTTAAGCACGTGTTTCACGCCTCCTTTAGAAAGAAAATACCTTAGTATCATCATAGCACATTCATCAAAAAAAGCTATTTTTTATAGGACTATTGAAGAAAATTCTGACTATTTTTTGACTAATTCTGCCAATATGTTACTATTATTGTAGCTAAATACGCTAAATATTTTCTTTTTTCAATGAAAGGGTGTTCTACCATTATCTTCCGGGCTGGGAAGGATCGAGACTTTCGATCCCTTAAAAAAACAAATTTACTTTTAATAATATTTGTTATTTTAACGACGTTTTCACTTATTACTTTTAAAATTACAAGTGAAATTAAAAAAACAAATGTTACCACATTGAATGAACGATGGACCTTTATCGTCAAGGACCATTCGGATCACTACATCTTCGGCAAGACGGAACAGCGCTTAAAAAATGTACACCCGAACAATCCCCTCGTTATGCAGCAGCATTTAGAGACAAAGCTGAAGGACCCGCAGTTAGTCGTCCGTACAAACCATCAGTGGCTCTCTGTTTTCGTAGGGGAAACGCTGATTTACAAATACAGCGCCACGGATGCCCAGACAGAGCCGGGGCTCTTGCAGACGACGATCCGTCTGCCTCATGATTATTACCAGCAGAAATTACGAATCGTCACGAAAACACCTTATGAATATTACGCCGGCATTCCCGCGCAAGTATTCATTGGAGAAGCCGCGAAGGTCAATCGTTTCTTCATTCTTCGTTCTCTGCCGCAGTTTTTACTGCTGATCGTCTGCTCGTTGTTGATTGCCTTATTGGTGGCCTTATTCCTTTCAAAACCGAAGGAATCAAAAAAAGCCAGCATCGGCTCCCTGCTGCTGATCGGCTTTACTTTGCTGGTGGGGATGCAATCCCTCGTGTTGAATGTTCCCGCGAGTACATTATTAGGACCAAGGGTGTCCTCGATTCTTTACAATCTGACGTCGATCCTTATTCCGGTCTTTCTAACGAACTACTATTTGCTGAGAACGAAAAAGTACCATCACTATTATCTCTACGGCGTGGGATCACAGGTCTTTTTATTAGTGTTTGGTCTATGTTGTCTCGCGATGGGTAAGCTATCTTTGCCGATCGCCGTACAGATTTTTAGCGGCTTCAACGTCTTTATGACCTTGTATACGTCGGCGATCGCCTTGGCAGAATCTGCCGATCATAATCGCTTCTACACGATTTGTTCGCCGGGTATCATTATGGCGGCCTTCATCCATTGTTTCTTTTACATTCAGCTCTTTGCAGGTGCCGCGAATTTAACGACGGATTGGCCGTTGATCTTGTTCAGCGGATTGATGCTGCTGATCGCCGGGTATCAAGTCGAGGAAGACCTCGCCTTCATCAAACAGCAGCGTCTTTTGCAACAAGAATCCCTGCAGCAGCAGCTAAAGGCAACAGAGAAGCAGAAAAATCTATTGGCGACCTTTAAGCTACTGGCTGAAAAGGAGGCTGAAAGCAGCGACCAGCCTGTAGGATTGAGTCCTTTGCTTCAGCAGATGCGGGACTATTACCATGGAGAATTTCAGCGACAGGCGAAATTCTTTTCTTGCCAATTGACAGTCGATCGAGAAGCCGCTCTGCTGGAGGACGACGACTTGTTCCTATTTATCCAATTGTTCGAGAAATTCCTGAAGGAAACGAGCTTTGGCACGATCGACATCGTCATTCGGCAAGAACACACGCAATTGATCATCGAAAGCAACACCAGCGCCTTTACGCGTCATTCGTTTGACGAATCCGTAGAGACAGCCTCTACGAATGATTCTCATCATGAACTGGAGCAAGCCGTTCTGCGTTCCAACGGTGAGTGGCATTGGCAGAGCAATGAGAAGCGTCAATATTTCAAAATCATTTTAGCTTTATAATTAAAAAGACTCAGAAACGCCTTCATTGAATCGAAGGCATTTCTGAGTCTTTTATCGTTCTATTTTTGCGCTTTCGCTTTCTGCGAACGTTAAAACATCCTTTTCACTGAATTGATTGCAGTCGCCCTTTACTGAATGCTTCAATACTGAAGCGGCAGTCGCAAATTCAATGATTTCTTCTGGTGAACGCTCTTTCAAAAGCCCGTGTAGGATGCCGCCGGTAAAGGCATCGCCTCCACCGATTCGATCAACGATCGGATCGATCATGTGCTGCTTAGAGGTGTAACAGACCCCTCCAGAAAACAAGGTCCCTTGCAGTTCATTTACACTGCTGGAATGAACCTGGCGGTGCGTAGAGTAAAAGGCTTTGATGGTAGGATACATCTCCTGCATTTTTTGATAATAGTAGGTGATACTCGCATCCGTCTCTGGAATACCCAGTAAGTGGATCGCATCCAGTTTGCCTGCGGAGCAATAGTCAACGAGGGGCAGTATCTTTCTTAGGAACGCCCCGGCTTCCTTTTGTGTCCATAGATTTTTACGGTAATTGCTGTCAAAACTGATGTTACAGCCAGCTTTTTTGGCCTGTTGGACCAATTCGAGGGTCAACTGCTGCCAGCTTTCTGACAATGCCGGTGTGATACCGGAGATGTGGAAAATGTCTGCTCCGTCAAACAATTCAGGGCCCACCCATTCTACTGCAGCCATTTGGGCAAAAGCAGAGGTGCTCCGATCATAGATGACCTTAGTGCCACGCTGACTGACGCCTTGCTCGACATAATAGCTTCCTAATCTGCCGTTGCCCTTCAACAGGTACTCTGTTCCAACACCATAGCTTCTCAAGTGCTGAGTGACCGCCTCCCCGAAGCTATTGTCCGGGATCTTGCTGGCAAACTGGACCTGATGACCGTAATTGGCTAAAGAGACGGCAACATTTGCTTCGCCGCCTCCGTAAAATACGTCAAATTGATGGGCTTTATTAAGGCGCGTCCCTACCTCAGCAGATAGACGCATCATGATCTCTCCTAGGCAGACGACCTTAGCCATTTGCTTTGCCTCGAATCTCCGCCAGCTTTGCCGCATAGTGCTGTGCGATTTCCGTGACCTGTTCAAAATCACCTTTCGCGGCTGGTGCCAACAGATTTCCGCCGACGCCGACAGCTACGACACCTGCTTCGAACCACGTCGCCATGTTTTCTAGATTTACCCCGCCTGTCGGCATTAAATTCACATGGGGCAACGGCGCTTTGACTGCTGAAACCATGCTCGGACCGCTGACACTGCCAGGGAAGAGTTTGATGATATCTGCTCCGCTTTTCAACGCCTGCTGAATTTCAGTGATCGTC
It encodes the following:
- a CDS encoding DMT family transporter; the encoded protein is MNERWTFIVKDHSDHYIFGKTEQRLKNVHPNNPLVMQQHLETKLKDPQLVVRTNHQWLSVFVGETLIYKYSATDAQTEPGLLQTTIRLPHDYYQQKLRIVTKTPYEYYAGIPAQVFIGEAAKVNRFFILRSLPQFLLLIVCSLLIALLVALFLSKPKESKKASIGSLLLIGFTLLVGMQSLVLNVPASTLLGPRVSSILYNLTSILIPVFLTNYYLLRTKKYHHYYLYGVGSQVFLLVFGLCCLAMGKLSLPIAVQIFSGFNVFMTLYTSAIALAESADHNRFYTICSPGIIMAAFIHCFFYIQLFAGAANLTTDWPLILFSGLMLLIAGYQVEEDLAFIKQQRLLQQESLQQQLKATEKQKNLLATFKLLAEKEAESSDQPVGLSPLLQQMRDYYHGEFQRQAKFFSCQLTVDREAALLEDDDLFLFIQLFEKFLKETSFGTIDIVIRQEHTQLIIESNTSAFTRHSFDESVETASTNDSHHELEQAVLRSNGEWHWQSNEKRQYFKIILAL
- a CDS encoding sugar kinase codes for the protein MAKVVCLGEIMMRLSAEVGTRLNKAHQFDVFYGGGEANVAVSLANYGHQVQFASKIPDNSFGEAVTQHLRSYGVGTEYLLKGNGRLGSYYVEQGVSQRGTKVIYDRSTSAFAQMAAVEWVGPELFDGADIFHISGITPALSESWQQLTLELVQQAKKAGCNISFDSNYRKNLWTQKEAGAFLRKILPLVDYCSAGKLDAIHLLGIPETDASITYYYQKMQEMYPTIKAFYSTHRQVHSSSVNELQGTLFSGGVCYTSKQHMIDPIVDRIGGGDAFTGGILHGLLKERSPEEIIEFATAASVLKHSVKGDCNQFSEKDVLTFAESESAKIER
- a CDS encoding signal peptidase I, giving the protein MLKNKKITVVYAVLIFLLFVLAVLTIVIPKLLNVTPYVVSDDKMVPEYHKGGLVFVKDVMDPIHVGDTITYYENQGKSIKTRRVLAVDHKIDGYFVKGDSAVKAEMGMVHERNLIGRPHFYLPYIGFLADAKIMNILKCCLFVGAILMTLSTIFFQTERRQKLRQQVE